The proteins below are encoded in one region of Mycteria americana isolate JAX WOST 10 ecotype Jacksonville Zoo and Gardens chromosome 22, USCA_MyAme_1.0, whole genome shotgun sequence:
- the CNP gene encoding 2',3'-cyclic-nucleotide 3'-phosphodiesterase — protein MNRGFSKKSHTFLPKIFRKMSTQSAKERPESLQFPFLDDEDTISTVKESKTFFILRGLPGSGKSTLAQAIQDRYKDACKVISVDSYKITPLVRSTIPEEYSKVDEDLVDYCKRDISVIVLDDTHHERERLDQLFDIADKYRYKVIFAEPKTQWRMDCLQLKEKNQWKLSVEELKKMKPSLEKEFLPMYFGWFLSKRSSEILRKAGQAFLDELGSLKAFKKESKYFASAIEDPKIKIDLTSYFVKRPPGVLHCTTKYTDFGKAAGAEEYAQQEAVKTSYGKGFTLSISALFITTKTVGARVELSEQQLLLWPADADKILPTDNLPKGSRAHITLGCANGVEAVQTGLDLLEFVKLEKAGNKGDEVGEIGGGKLLYLDNGMWMLKLSKKIDVKAIFSGYYGKGKLVPTQSTNKRGSAFSSCTII, from the exons ATG aACAGAGGCTTCTCAAAGAAGAGTCACACATTCCTGcctaaaatatttagaaaaatgtctACTCAATCAGCGAAAGAAAGACCCGAAAGCTTGCAGTTCCCTTTCCTTGACGATGAAGACACCATCTCCACAGTCAAGGAGTCGAAAACCTTTTTTATCTTAAGAGGCCTGCCTGGCAGTGGGAAGTCCACTCTTGCCCAGGCTATTCAGGATAGGTATAAAGATGCCTGCAAGGTCATCTCTGTTGATAGCTATAAAATTACACCTTTAGTAAGAAGCACCATTCCTGAAGAGTACTCGAAGGTGGATGAGGATCTAGTTGACTATTGCAAACGAGATATCAGCGTTATCGTTTTGGATGACACTCACCATGAGAGGGAACGACTGGATCAGCTCTTTGATATCGCTGACAAATACCGGTACAAAGTCATCTTTGCCGAGCCCAAGACCCAGTGGCGGATGGATTGCttgcagctgaaggaaaagaatcaATGGAAACTGTCAGTGGAAGAGCTGAAGAAGATGAAGCCGAGCTTGGAGAAGGAATTCCTACCCATGTATTTTGGGTGGTTTTTGAGCAAAAGAAGTTCAGAGATCCTGAGGAAGGCTGGCCAGGCCTTCTTAGATGAGCTCGGAAGTCTCAAAGCCTTCAAAAAGGAGAGTAAATACT TTGCTTCTGCTATTGAAGatcccaaaataaaaatagatctCACCAGCTACTTTGTGAAGAGGCCGCCCGGGGTCTTACACTGCACCACGAAATACACAGACTTTGGAAAAGCAGCTGGAGCCGAGGAGTACGCACAGCAAGAG gctGTGAAGACTTCCTACGGCAAAGGCTTCACCTTGTCCATTTCTGCTCTGTTCATCACAACAAAAACTGTTGGTGCTCGTGTAGAGCTGAGcgaacagcagctgctgctgtggcctgCAGACGCCGATAAGATCCTCCCCACCGACAACCTCCCGAAAGGCAGCCGGGCTCACATCACCCTCGGCTGCGCCAACGGCGTCGAAGCAGTCCAGACTGGGCTCGATCTGCTGGAGTTTGTGAAACTGGAAAAGGCAGGGAACAAAGGGGATGAAGTGGGGGAGATTGGAGGAGGGAAACTGCTGTATCTTGATAATGGTATGTGGATGCTCAAGCTTTCTAAAAAGATCGATGTGAAGGCAATATTCTCGGGTTACTATGGAAAGGGAAAACTCGTGCCAACGCAGAGCACCAACAAACGGGGCTCTGCTTTTAGTTCCTGCACCATCATCTAG